The following are encoded together in the Humulus lupulus chromosome 5, drHumLupu1.1, whole genome shotgun sequence genome:
- the LOC133779763 gene encoding uncharacterized mitochondrial protein AtMg00810-like produces the protein MILTGNDINGMEELKRLITQEFKVKDLGQMRYFMGMEFARTKQGISISQRKYVIDLLKETGMFGCKLAATPVEPKGKYKKKEKEKPVDKGMILWYLKKTSRKGLLFRKNGERGIKAFTDANWAGSIEDRRSTSGYCTNVWGNLVTWRSKKQPVVARSSAEAELRALAQGDWSSGKTIGSARMIYDLYYFEDNISKNKIAQAFSSISSFSVHDQIMVWHYRLGHPSFSYLKH, from the exons ATGATTCTAACTGGAAATGACATTAATGGAATGGAGGAGCTTAAAAGACTAATAACCCAAGAATTTAAGGTAAAAGATCTTGGTCAGATGAGATACTTTATGGGTATGGAATTTGCAAGAACCAAGCAGGGGATTTCAATCTCTCAACGTAAGTATgttattgatctactcaaagagACTGGTATGTTCGGATGTAAACTAGCAGCAACCCCAGTGGAACCCAAAGGGAAGTACAAgaagaaagaaaaggagaaaCCTGTAGACAAAGGGAT GATATTATGGTATCTAAAAAAGACATCTAGAAAAGGACTGTTGTTCAGAAAAAATGGAGAAAGAGGCATAAAAGCTTTCACTGATGCAAACTGGGCAGGTTCAATTGAGGACAGAAGATCAACATCTGGATATTGTACCAACGTATGGGGAAACCTTGTTACTTGGAGAAGCAAGAAACAACCTGTTGTTGCAAGAAGCAGTGCTGAAGCTGAGCTTAGAGCTCTTGCTCAAGGA GACTGGAGTTCGGGGAAGACGATTGGCAGTGCTAGGATGATTTATGATCTCTATTATTTTGAAGATAATATTTCTAAGAATAAAATTGCTCAAGCGTTTAGTAGCATTAGCTCTTTTTCTGttcatgatcaaataatggttTGGCATTATAGATTAGGCCATCCTAGTTTctcttatttaaaacattaa
- the LOC133779764 gene encoding uncharacterized mitochondrial protein AtMg00810-like, giving the protein MAILIVYVDDIVLTGDDSVELKILKGRLGEEFEIKDLGALKYFLGMEFARSKEGIFVSQRKYVLDLLNETGMMVCKLAETPSEPNVKLQHVDLKNMKELYKILRYLKGTPGKGLLFKSRGHLEIEVYTDVEWAGSIVDRRSTSGYCSFVGGKLVTWRSKKQNVVARSSAEAKYRDGAHGLSEVIWIKRLLEDLKS; this is encoded by the exons ATGGCGATTCTaattgtgtatgtggatgatattgtgCTGACTGGAGATGATTCTGTTGAATTGAAAATTTTGAAAGGAAGACTTGGTGAAGAATTCGAAATCAAGGATTTGGGTGCTTTGAAATACTTTCTTGGAATGGAATTTGCAAGATCCAAAGAAGGTATATTTGTAAGTCAACGTAAGTATGTGCTTGATCTACTCAATGAGACAGGAATGATGGTTTGTAAGCTTGCTGAAACACCAAGTGAACCTAATGTTAAATTACAACATGTAGACTTGAAGAATATGAAGGAAC TTTACAAAATTCTAAGGTATCTAAAGGGAACACCTGGAAAAGGCCTCTTGTTCAAATCTCGAGGGCATTTGGAAATTGAAGTCTATACAGATGTTGAATGGGCCGGCAGTATAGTAGACAGGAGATCTACCTCAGGCTATTGTTCATTCGTTGGTGGTAAATTAGTTACTTGGCGTAGTAAGAAACAGAATGTGGTGGCTAGAAGTAGTGCGGAAGCTAAATACAGGGATGGTGCTCATGGCTTGAGTGAAGTTATATGGATAAAAAGATTGCTTGAAGATCTGAAGTCATAA